The following nucleotide sequence is from Salvelinus sp. IW2-2015 linkage group LG26, ASM291031v2, whole genome shotgun sequence.
cacatataggtaggggtaaagtgactaggcaacaggatagataacagtTGCAGCAGCATACATGGTGAGTGTGaaatggtgtgagtgtgtgtgtgcgtcggtatgcatgtgtgtgcatgttatgtgtgtgtgtttgtatgtatgtagtgtgtgtgtgttgtgcatccaCACACATCCAGACTGaaagtttgtgtgtctgtgtggcgtcagtattcatgtgtgtgcatgttatgtgtgtgtgtgtgtgtgtgttgtgcatccaCACACATCCAGCTgtcaaagaagagaggagaggaacatgcAGATACATTTCAAGCAAAACAAGGGAAAAGAGAAAATGGAGTGAACATTTATTATGAGACGAGGAATAAGTGAACTCAATGACTTACATCGAATAGCATTATGTTTTCTAATTGTTTAAGGTTGATTGTGTTTGATTGTGtttataaactgaacaaaaatataaacgcaacaattttaatgattatactgagttacagttcatatcagataatcagtcaatttaaataaattaggccctaatctatggatttcacatgactggaaaggCGCAGCCTTAGGTGGGGTTTTTagaaggcataggcccacccacttggagccaggcccagccactagggagccaggcccagccaatcagaatgagtttttccccacaaaagggctttattacagacagaaatactcctgtttcatcagctgtccgggtggctggtgtcagatgatccctgtctcttatacacatctagatgtgtataagagacaggttcaggACGGCATATGTGGGGCTGGGAGGGCAtacccactagggagccaggcccagccaatcagaatgagtttttccccacaaaagggctttattacagacagaaatactcctgtttcatcagctgtccgggtggctggtgtcAGATGATCcttcagatgaagaagccggaagAGGAGGTCCTTGGCTgtcgtggttacatgtggtttgcggttgtgacgccagttggacgtactgcaaaattctctaaaatgacattggaggtggcatatggtagagaaattaacattcaattctctgacaacagctttggtggacattcctccagtcagcataTAAATTtgacactccctcaaaacttgagatatcagtggcattgtgctgttggaccttttattgtctccagcacaaggtgcacctgtgtaatgatcatgcagtttaatcagcttcttgacatgccacacctataagggcacaaggttagacccagatgcagacacaggaggcagatggttagagtctttgtTTATTAATATCCAAAAGGAGTATgaaagagaatggtcatggacaggcaaaaggtcaaaatcaGATTCTTTGTCCAAGAGGtaaagagtggcagacaggctcgatgtcagggcaggcagaatggtcaggcaggcgggtacagagtccagaaaaacaggcaagggtcaaaagcgggaagactagaaaaagagaatagaaaacaggagcacggtaaaaaccacgctggttgacttgaaaacatacaagacgaacttgcactgagagacaggaaacacagggataaatacactggggaaaataagcgacacctggagggggtgaagacaatcacaagaacaggtgaaacagatccgaGCGTGACACatgtctggtggatggattatcttggcaaaagaggaATGctctctaaatcaaatcaagtttattttatatagcccttcgtacatcagctaatatctcgaagtgctgtacagaaacccagcctaaaaccccaaacagcaagcaattcaggtgtagaagcacggtggctgggaaaaactccctagaaaggccaaaacctaggaagaaacctagagaggaaccaggctatgaggggtggccagtcctcttctggctgtgccgggtggagattataacagaacatggcaagatgttcaaaatgttcataaatgaccagcatggtcaaataatatcaggaataaatgtcagttggcttttcatagccgatcattaagagttgaaaacagcaggtctgggacaggtagcacgtccggtggacaggtcagggttccataacgcaggcagaacagttgaaactggaacagcagcaaggccaggtggactggggacagcaggagtcatcatgcccgtcgtcctgacgcatggtcctagggctcaggtctccgagagagagaaaaagagagaaggagagattagagagagcatacttaaattcacacaggactggataagacaggagaagtactccagatataaccaactgaccctagcccccgacacataactactgcagcataaatactggaggctgagacaggagggtcaggagacactgtggccccatccgatgatacccccggacagggccaaacaggaaggatataccccacccactttgccaaagcacagccccacaccactagagggatatcttcaaccaccaacctacaatcctgagacaaggccgagtatagcccacaaagatctccaccacagcacaaaccaagggggtgccaacccagacaggaagatcacgtcagtaactcaacccctCAAGTGACACActcctcctaggacggcatgaaagagcaccagtaagccagtgactcagcccctgtaatagggttagaggcagagaatcccagtggagagaggggaccggCCAGGCAAGACAGCAAGGGCGGCTCTAACAGTGTTgtaactaatttgtgcacaacatttgagagaaataagcttgttgtgcatatagaacatttctgggatcttttatttcagctcatgaaacattggacaacactttacatgcccTGACATCTCCTTTAAAGACACTCATGTAAGAGATTATTTGCAGTTTAACAATCTAACTAATTCAAACCAACATATGTGTAcatctgggttggcgccccccttggtttgtgctgtggtggagatctttgtgggctatactcgccttgtctcaggattgtaagttggtggttgaagatatccctctagtggtgtgggggctgtgctttggcagagtgggtggggttatatccttcctgtttggccctgtccgggggtatcatcggatggggccacagtgtctcctgaccctcctgtctcagccccagtatttatgctgcagtagtttatgtgtcgggggtagggtcagttggttatacctggagtacctctcctatcttatccagtgtcctgtgtgaatttaagtatgctctctctaattctctccttctctctttctttctctctctcggagaacctgagccctaggaccatacgtcacggcaaaccgggcatgatgactccttgctgtccccagtccacctggccttgctgctgttccagtttcaactgtctgctgctgttatggaacccctactgttcaactcttaatgatcgctatgaaaagccaactgacttttattcctgatattatttgaccatgcttgtcatttatgaacattttgaaaatcttggctctctctaattctctcctctctttctttctctctctcggaggacctgagcctaggaccatacgtcaggactaccggcatgatgactccttgctgtccccagtccgcctggccctgctgctattccagtttcaactgttctgctgcggttatggaacccctacctgtcccagacctgctgttttcaactcttaatgatcggctatgaaaagccaactgacatttattcctgattattatttgacatgcttgtcatttatgaacattttgaaaaatcttggctctctctaattctctccttctctctctctcggaggacctgagccctggagcGTGCGTcgggctgccgggcgtgatggctccttgctgtccccagtccacctggccttgctgctattccagtttcagctgttctgcctgcggttatggaacgccacctgtcccggacctgctattttcaactcttgatgatcggctatgaaaagccaactgaaaattattcatgattattatttgaccatagcttgtcacttatgaacattttgaacatcttggcatagttctgttataatctccacccagcacagccagaagaggactggccaccctcatagcctggttcctctctaggttcttcctaggttttggcctttctagggagttttcctagccaccgtgcttctacacctgcattgcttgctgtttggggttttaggctgggtgtctgtacagcacttcgagatattagctgatgtacgaagggctatataaaataaacttgatttgatttgatttgattaaaccaGGTGAAATGATCCAATGGGTTTATCAGACCCATTACCCTTCTAAACCACATGACCTGGGAAACCTTGCTGAACCTCTTTAGACATGTGTTAGGCCACAAACCTTGGAGACAGAGAAACACCAAAACCCTAGAAATATTTGTCAGGTCCATATTTCCCACGCCCACAGGGGACTTATTTTTATTTAGAAGACATtttaaaacaacatgtttttgcATTTTCTTATGTTACTAAAGTCCTTTGTTTTTGGCATACAagttcaaatatgtttttttcataTACAGATTGTACCTCTCCAAGAGAGATTACTTCAACCATACAACCTTTCTCTCTGCTTCATTTTGGCATCACCTAAAGAGCTTGGCAGAGTATGAAAAATGAAATAGACAAAATCAGGTATAACAGTTGACATTTATTGATCTCATTGTGCCCTGGAAAGAGCCATGGTAGACTTAATGGTACCTATAGGCTTTTCCTATGTATGTACAACAGTACAATGACACAGTGTCCTGTAGGTTGTCGTGGTGACGCATCTAGTTGGTGTTGTCCTTGGTATGCTCCATGATGGCCATCAGAGCCAGCCAAGTCTCCTTGGCAGTAGGAAGGATCTGATTAGCTGGCAGGATGAAACCATAGCGACCGGTGTCTCTCAGCTCAAAGGTGTAGGAGTACTTGATGCCCTGGTTGTAGGTCCAATCAATGGTACCACCACTAGCCTGATCTGGAATTGACAAGAAAAAAGGGAATTGACAATAGTTTCTGTATTAATGTCACAGAGTATATAACAGCATTGTTTCTATTATTCAGATGGAGTGTGCTCATGTTGATAGACCGTGGTGGACTAGAGTGGACTGGAATGGCATGCGATGGGATCCATTTAAAGCAATGAATAGGTTAAGCTGGGTTTTGACACTTACAGATGGTTTTGATTATGCTGCCGTATCTGTAGGAGGTTCCGTACAGGGAAGCCAGATCAGTGATAGCCTTCCTGGCCAGGTTGTGCTGTGGGCAGATAATACAAYTAACGTAATGTTAAAGTATCCTGTTGTAGCCACACTTCCCCTGSTGAGGCKACATGTAGTGGAGAATGCAYGCAGGGTGCTGCCTATWGGCARGGATGCCACAAGTTGTTACCAAACATGTCAAAGACAACTAGTTGATGGATGCTGAACTCACCAGTTCGCTCTCGTCCTTGCAGGGGGTCCTGGTGTAACCATAGGGGTAGAGGAGCATCTGGGAATAGGAATGGATGGACACGAAAGCCTTCAGGTTGCCATGAGACTTGACAAAGTCCACGATGGACTTGACCTCAGACTCAGAGTTAGCCTTGGGTCCACGGTAAGTCTCAGAGCAGGGGCTGTCACTGGCACCGGGACCTACCAAAGATAACAGAGGAGATAGACAAAAGGATTAAAAAAGATTAGTGCCAgactaaaaaataataatgcacattttcaacagtaaaatactgtctCACCATTTGCAAGAAGATACCTCTTCATTTGACAAAAAATTAAGATTTGAGTTTGTGACATCTGAATCTTTTGTATTTGAGTCGACATTCAAGTGAACTGGAAAATATACCTCCAAAACCAGCATCCCAGTTTCTGTTGGGGTCAGTTCCAATGCAGGAAGAACCAGGGTTGGGCTTCCTGGTCTTACGCCACATACGGTTCTGTGGAACATGAAAGGTTGATGATGTCAGAGCGAAGTCAAATGACAAAACAGGATACAACACTGAGGTTTGTGAAAGTTAGATTCGATAGTTGATATtcggtacagatgtaggatcttcatttgatcaccctgtagcaggagaactttcctgcaacgcAGGAAATTAAAAATGTGCAGAGTATTTGAGGTTTGAAAAGACTTCTGAAGTttctaatttccactttgacatttcagatttatatTTCGAttgcaaaaaatgtatcaacccttacaaaaatgtccattaattataatgcaCATAATtattcaaatttcctgttgctgtaggattattttcatgctgtaggaaactggctcaaattaagatcttacatctgtataaGAGGTTCAGATCACGCACACGTGTAACATGTAGTTAATAATCAGGTGGAGCGACATAACATGATGTAAACAAAATCTGACATTTAGTAATCATAGCGACCAATTACGGAACATTAACCTAAAATGTACCGTGAATTACACATTTTCTGTTGTGAGCGACTCACGCTAGCGTGCGTGTAGTAGTAGCCGTCGGGGTTGGTCACTATCTCCAGGAAGATGTCCATCTTGTCCAGGATGGCGGTGAGGGCGGCGTCACGTCCGTAGTCGGTCACAATCTGGACATTGAAACAGAAAAATGATATCATATATCTTCAATCATGACTGCCCCTACATAGTGAGTAATAGTGAGAGTGATACAGTGGTTTGGTGAACAGATGAGTAGATGAAGAGAGGGGAAAGGTTTAAAGACTGTCAGGGAGTTAGTGCTGATGCACCTTCTTGGCGAACCAGGTGCCGCTAGCCTGTGTGACCCATTCCCTGGAGTGGATTCCAGTGTCAAGCCAGATACCAGGTTTGTTGGTTCCACCAGTGCTGAactagaaaa
It contains:
- the LOC111953053 gene encoding carboxypeptidase A1; amino-acid sequence: MMKRLLVLTALFVAVFGKETFEGEQVLRITARDEVQLTLLKDLSEMEYLQLDVWMETTDLPTSVDIRVPFTSLQTVKAFLETEDIEYFIMIKDLQVMLDEEKEQMLSSARATAPRTSDDYDYSNYHTIADIYAFQDMLVAENPNLVSKIVIGQSYQGRPLNVLKFSTGGTNKPGIWLDTGIHSREWVTQASGTWFAKKIVTDYGRDAALTAILDKMDIFLEIVTNPDGYYYTHASNRMWRKTRKPNPGSSCIGTDPNRNWDAGFGGPGASDSPCSETYRGPKANSESEVKSIVDFVKSHGNLKAFVSIHSYSQMLLYPYGYTRTPCKDESELHNLARKAITDLASLYGTSYRYGSIIKTIYQASGGTIDWTYNQGIKYSYTFELRDTGRYGFILPANQILPTAKETWLALMAIMEHTKDNTN